The Manihot esculenta cultivar AM560-2 chromosome 8, M.esculenta_v8, whole genome shotgun sequence genomic interval GTTGTGGTGGTGTAGTGATGTGATGGCCGTGGAGGTCAAAATGGTGTCCTGAGATGGTTTTCCTACTGGGCTTTGCTCTTTTCAGGAAGTGCTTATTACTGCTGTTGTAAGCATTTTCAGAATAAATATTAATCTTCTTATGGTCATTTTTAAATCAGTGATTTGTTTTTATGTGTATTCTTTGACTTGCAAAGATTTCTCGCATGCACGAATTAAGGAATTATGGGCTGAAGATTTGctgcattctttttttttttcccccttcGCAAGAAAGAAATTTAGATCTTGACACTCTTTAATTTCTGAAACTGCAGGTTATGGAAATCAGGGAAGCAGTTGACGAGGCACCTGACTCTAAGGCTTTAACTGAGATTCAATCTCAGGTATGACTCTTTCTTGGATCATATGCTGTCAGAATAAGAAATTTGGCATTAGAAGACATATATATAGAGTGGGGAGGGAGTTCTATTGGATTATCTACTGTATATGGTTCATATGCTTGGGCTGACTGCTGAATTTACTCTCCAAGTTTCTGGAGGATGACCTATACCCTGGTAAAACTTTTAGGAGCAATCTTTTGTTTCTCctcctttatatatatatatatatatatatatatatagaattttTAAGTTGGGTTGAGGTAATAGGTAATGATTGctatttaaagattttatgttAGACAGGTAAAATCATACAAGTTATCTATTTCTTTGCGAGTTTGCCATGATTACTATAGTTACCAACTGGCAATAATAACCTATTATTTCTTCTTTCCTATTGATAGCTCTTGGCTTTTGTTTATGCAGATGAGAGAAAAATTGCAACATTGGTCTGATTCCTTTGCAAATGCTTTTCAAAGCCAGAAATTTGAAGAAGCTTTGACTTGTATTCGGAGAATGACTTACTATGATCGTGTAAATGAAGAGATTTTGAAGAGGCTTTAAGAAGGTACTCTCTCCTGTGCAAGGGAGAATTTGTCTTCATGATTAAAATGTGTTGTTGATCATGGATAAGTTTTTGGATGAATAAATCAAATTTTGTGATAACAGCATAGCATGATATTTGTTGTATCAACTGTAGAATGTATTTTTGATGTCTTAAATGATACCTATTCTAATTTCAaggaataaattgaaattgaaatgatACTATTTTTGCTAATTGTAGAAAGTGATGTTTCATGCCATTGCTTAACTATTGGAAAATTGGTTGAGTCAATTTCCTTGCTTGTCATAAACTGCAAATTATCTATATTTCTGAACAAATTGTCAATTTCTGAAAATTATCTGTTCAATCATTTTAAAAGAGTTGGTACAATGAAAATTGAGATGCTCCGACTGTCGGCAGATTTTCCAGTATGAATTAGGGTTTGGATTTTACCAATCATGAaagtgaaaagaagaaaagctgAAAATGTGTATTCCTTTTCCTCAATACTAGAACTCTTTACAAGCCAACTTCTTCCCTAATTGATTTCAGGCTCTTGATGGTCTGGAGCTAATTTTGGCAGGTGGGCAAGTCATTCAAGAGCATTCACTTGCAAATGCAATCAACTTATAGGTATTTATGCTTGATTCTTAAGataaaatttttgtaattttatacaatattttatgaataaaccTTACCTTGAGCATGCGTTTGCTTCCTATGGAAATAGTAGTACCAGTACTCTCCTCAATAAAAGTCACTGATACCTGCTGAAAATATTCCATGCTTCTGTAAGCATGACTGGAATTTATAGCACTAACTGCACCTCTACACTTATACCCTTGATTCTGGATCACAATGTAATCAAGTGAAATAAATTTTTCAGTGATCAAATTTGTTGTTTTTCTTCAATCCTGTAAGAAGTTCATGTGTAATTCTCCAGAGTGAGCATTTTTATATATACTTGTATTTCTTCTCGTGTCACCAAATTGATACTACTTGTGCTAGCAGGAAGTTGGTTTTGATGAATGCCTGCTTGTTCCCTATTATCTTTTACAAGATAGAAATCGGTGTAGACTTGTTCAGGACTGCTGGCTATAGTATTAAATATTAAGCCAGAAGTATTTGAAGAAATCTAGAGATGTTCTTTCATCATATTTGCCTTGTTTCTTCTTCAAACTCAAGACTCAGAACTCCTTGAAAAATGACAGTCCTCTTTCTCATGGTGTGTTGGACTGTGACTGGGTAATAGCAGACACTCagtcatgaattttttttttaatttatttttataaataatcaattatatgattaatttatgcttaattattatattttttataaattgatggtttaataaactatatttttagtttagatatttaataaattaacataaaatattataagaatataattttatatttcgtCTACCATAATTTCTCATCTATGAGCAACTAGTAAACAGTCATGCTCTTAAAAATTAGCCGTTAGGGAAACTAGACTAGAGATGTTATCTACTCGAGGTAAGTATGATTTAGCGCACACTATATGAAAGCTTGTTTGGCTTTAAGAAGCAAATTCAAGTTCTTAACCTAATTgtatattttctttcttaataTATTTATCGGTTATATTACtttattgttaaattatttttaatttaataaatttaattctcgatagaaatatatttaaaaactatgtAATATAATACTATCCAAAAAGAGTGAGAtataattttgaatgaaaaaatgagtataattttgaataattttaataatatgtgcTATAAATTTACACTATAATTTATGcagaataaattattaaatgtaTACTTTGATtttactaaatataaatattgtgtTTATTAAATGTATACTTTGATtttactaaatataaatattgtgttttttttttttaaaaaaaatgagaaatatCATTGACTCAAGttattaaaaaaactatatGAGAAGGAGAGATATGAATCCAAACTCTTTGatcttaataaatatttttacttgtaaatataaatatattttttctctaaatataatataaatattatttttatttcttagaTATAAATGTTGGGTTCGTCACTCTTAAAACTTTAGAATAGTGTAAATAATATAAAGGGAAAGCCAATGATAAGAGTAAAgggaattaataataaatatatatatatatatatatatatatatatatatatatatatatatatatatatatatatatatatatatatatatatatatatatatatatatatatatagaaagggTTAATTCATATGTGGGGGAAgaaaaaagagtaaaaaaagaaaaaagaaacttgTTTACTTTTTCTCTTATTACATTTTTAAAGTGTAATAAAATTTGGAAAAATGATAGTATTCACGGATTTAATATGGTGTCAACTGTcgtttgaataaatttaatattttagattttatttttaaaattttttttttatttttattttaaaaaaaaaaattttaaataagaaaggGCAGTCGCATCCTCTTTCCCCTTTCCAAACATGGTACATTTAATGGGAAATAAATCTACATTtccctatattttttttattaagcattaaataaatttaattttaatttttttagttttataagTCCACATCGTTTTATGAATGATTAAATAAgcctaaatatattaaaatgaccATAAATCTATTtaaactcttatatttttatttaataattaaatatttaatttaatataatattatttttaatgataaaataatttttacattggcttaattttaaaaattatttactgtttttatatatttttaaaatttttacattaaataaatattaaaaatttaatattttaaaaattatttactgttttttatatatttttaaaatttttacattaaataaaattttaatattttaatattttaaattacaaaataaatattttattattaaaaaatagtattttgttaaattaaaatttatttaacctttacgtgaataaaataattgaattaaatttatttggtatttgaataaaaatataagagatttaattagacttatttttatattaaaatattaattattttagtaataaaattttatttttataatataaatattaaaatattatttcaataattattaacaatcaaatatatttatttctaaaatttctttaactcttcaaaaataatatttaacatttaaaaaattatgaaaataatatttattattaaaaattaatatttaaatatgttatgatttgtttgCCCTTTAATGCATAGTTGTgagtttatttgaaaaaaaaattagacttATTTGTCCTCATAAGAGTGTACCTATTTCcatatttaattagtttttaaaatagaaaattttaagtttttataatttgaaaaaatgtattatttttttaattttaaaaatttattaaaatattttaatatattaaaaaattaactaattaattttttattaatttaactaaaatttaactatttagtttatataaaaaaatttattagttaatgatttaattttataaaaatatatactaattaattttttttatataggaaatattttaaatttttttaatacttaactaattaacattatttttaaaaatttatcccattttaatttattttttaaagtaaaaaattaatcattaaaattttttatattataaaaattaaataataatttttcaaaaaataaaaggttTTCATTGAAAAAGCGTCCATTAGCTGCTCGTCTATAGTCTGGTACAGACGAGCAAGTGTGGGGTATAAATAACGGAGAGAACGTCTTGCCCAAACAAAAAGCAGATTGTGGATTTTGCGAGAAGCCACTACTTGTAACTAGAAACGAGCCATGGGATGGGTTTGGAGAGACGACGAGCCAGACGAGCTCAATTCTTCGTCGCCTGCCGGTGAAACTAGCGAATATTGGAAAAGCCCTGATTCATCCTCTGGGAAGCCATGCTCCACAAGGAAGGTGGTGAAGTCTATGTGCAAGACAGAAGAGGTGGAACCTGGAAAGTTCGTGAGGAAGTGCGAGAAAACTGAGGAGATTCTCAGAGAGTGCCTTGGAGAGTGAGATGTCTATTTTTCTCTGGATTATTGGTGTTCTAttggaattttatttttagctcTCTGTGTTGATTTCTGAAGTATGAATTCGGATtatattaggattttttttgGTTATTTGATCTTCGTTTTTGGAATTCCAGGTTTATTCCTGATTTTAACACGCACACATTTactagttatttttatttaattacgtTTTATCTTTGGCTAAGTATATTTGCTTCAATTGAGCATTTAGACTTCTCTAGGTGTTCTAGGGAGGGAATGAATTTATCTTTATTAACATGAGGAAGAGAAAGAATCTATATTGGGTAGCACCGGACATTTTGGAAACGatatttgataaataaataagatgACTGGCTAAATCAGAAGCAGAAAGAATTTTCTGATAGATATATATTCAACTTTTTGGATAGGCTAGGGATAACCATAAAAGGTATGTTGCTGATCTATGACGAAAATTTGCTCATCAGTCATGGCATGTAACGGAACATCTTGCATAAGGGCTTTGCATATTCAGATTATAAAGATTAAGTTGTTAGTAGGTAGCCCAGGTTAGTTCTAATAAGCAATCAATCAAAATTGAGAGAGCATCTTGGTTTGGAACAAATGAAATGATTTGTGCGAGTGTCAATAAAAGCATTTGGGCAGGAATGGTTGAGAGGTTGGTTTTTCTATTTTGGAGTTGTATGGTTTGCTATGGTTTTTTGATAACTTTGATGAGAATCAGTCATTATCTTATTGTTTACATCAATCTGCTACAATTAGTGCCACCTGCATTTAGGAACTCCAGAGCTGTATTGGATCACTCAAGTGGTTAGATAGCGTTTACCGTTTAGGCATTTGTTTATTTGATGTTTGCTTTTTCTGTTTTCATTTGATGACTTAAGGGGTATTTAGTTTGTGTTTTTCTCCTTCATGAGGATATCTACCATTTAGCCATGTCCATCAATTTTGTCAGTTACAAACTTCTTAGATATCTAATCTTGGATCCATGTTTAtccttttatttcttctttcttGCTCTTTGTTTAGTGCATGCATGACTGCCTCCCAGGTACTTGGGTTTTAGATTTACTATCTTCATTTAGCTCAGTTGCAATGTGACACTTTCATTTCATATGAGGTCAAATGGTAGACCATTTGACAGGCAATATTCTTCTTTGCGTCTGTCTCTCAGTTTCTCAGAGAGAACTAGAGAAGTAGAGGATCAAAGAACTAGTTGCTGAAGCTGCAAGATTTTGCCCTTTTTTGTTTTGGCTGGTTCTGCAATGCATGGATTGGAAGTGCTTTATTTGGATAATTGAAAGTCCAACACATCTTACATAATGTCTTTGAGGTCAAGGAAGTTATATCTATAGAAGGGCAGTGCAGCATTTTGAATAGTGAAAAGGATGATTTAGACTCGGGATGCATTTATGCAACTGGCATAACACTGtcatttaattgaaattatagTGAGTAATATTCAGATTTTGAAGGTAGTACAAACAAAATTGTTTTGGGCTAGGTGAATAAATGCATCATTTACTGAAATATGGAACAAATTATTATGATTGGCAAAAATGACACTAGGCTTCAAATCATGGATTTAAATTGTGATCATGGTCCTAGGTGACAGAAACAAACCTGCAATGGCTGTAGTATAATTGTAACAGTCTATTGCTatgcaaattaaaaaaaaaagtgcaaAATTCTTGAAATGAAGAGATATTTAAAGCTATGAATATAATTAAGATACCCTATCAAATATTATGTGTTAATACATCAAATAACAATAGTTAATTTATAGCTCTATAATAATATAGATAATATAGATGGTAAGAAATAATTCTTCATAATCTAAATTTGACAAAAAGAATTTGGCAtccaatattattttctttaacaaatgagtaaaaaaaggcaaaaaataaagacaaattactcaaattttttaaagtataaatgTGTAGAACTAGAAAGATAGTGGATGATTTTAGCTGAAGAGAAAAGAAGTGAGACATTTATAGGTAGATATTTAACTTTTGATGGAAATTTGAGGAAAGTAAGATGCAACATCATAAAACTTCCCAATCTGTAGGAAAAAAAATGAGTTCTTGCCCCCATATGGCCTAAAAAAAATTAGGCAACAGTCCGTTACCGTTAACAATAAATAACAGCCCTTAATGTTATATAGCGGTCAAACGGCTGTTatagaaagaaaattttctcACCTTTTAGTAATGGTTTAACAGTAGCGAGAAGGTCAAAAACCTATATATAACGGCCATCATGTATCATAACAGcctttatttaaaaccatactTCGAATGGTTGGGGTTTTTCTCTTTTGAATTAATGTGAAGGTACAGTTTGTCAAATATGGAGTGTACTTGAAATTTGAACAGACTGACTAGAGTGagtttcttttgaatttttttttttaagtgatAAATTACAACTCTTCCCAAATGAGATGAAACTGTTATATTTTAGAATTTGATAACTGACCTTTATTTTGTCTTTGATTATAGTTTGAAGTGTGTTGTTGCAGCAAGAATTTCTGCATCTTTGTATCACCATTTTCAGTCAGCCTTATTACTCCAGTGAAGTTTTGCGTAGTTGTCTTATTGGCCCACTCTCCAGATCATTTCCATATCGTGTAATAGCTTAATTTTGGCAAGGGGATTCTGAAATCATCATTGCTTGTTATAATACTATCACATGCATTATTGGGAAAATTGTAAAACTGGGTCTAGAATTATCAGAGTTCTTATAAGAGTTGATTCATGAATCATGACCCTATTCGGTGCCCCAGTTAATTCATTTCTCTTTGTCGAACTGATACATATGCATATGAGTAGCAAACAATAGAGATCTTACTAGCAAATTTATCTTTCTTAAAACCCTTAATTGAAAGCttacttcttctttttttccctGTTTTTTCACAAAGTTTCAATTTTCTCAAAATACGAGTGTGCAAGAGCTCACCCCCTTTCCCACTTAGTTTGATTCTTATTTATTGTCTGCTTCAATTAGGCCTGTCGAGGTGCTGAAGTCCAACAAGGAGTACACTGAAGATGATGTCACAGATGTGATGGTTAAAGGGTCTTCCTCGGTAGGCCAATTTGATAACTCACCATTTAGCTTCCCGGGTCTTCGAAGTGATGTTGAAGGCATTGAGCATCACTTCCTCGATGGCATCAATCGATTTTTTGAAGCAGCTGAACAGATGAGGAGTAGCTTTTTCGATGTTTTTGGGGACTTGCATAAGGACAAGCCATCGTCCTCACCATCTATGAGACGAGGGATACCTGTTGAAGACTATCCTAAAAAAGGTGATCCTTCTCCTAAGCAAAGGAAGCCTGACGCAGGTGATATTGATCTTTCTGGTTTGGCCAGAGACGTTTGAATTAGTTTGCTGATAAATTGCCTTGGTgtagtagattttttttttcgttatTTCCATCCTTTTTAAATGACTTGTTAAAATATAAAGTCGGTACTTGAATGTGGACTTGCAAATTTGATTCTCATACCTAAGTTGAGATTAAGGATGATTACAATTCGTTTAAACTTAACAGAAATATAAACATTGATTAGCTGGTTATTGATTTGTGTTGATATTCTATTTGATGGTATTTTTGTCACGTGGCAAGCCGTTTATGAGATGTTCTGCAACATCCacactaaataacaaaacaaCAATTTTAACAATATTGGTACTTTAAGAATACATTTTGAAGTGTATGCAGGACATTTAAGGTATGGTGGAGAATGCGGTGGAAATGCAGATATATGATAATGAATAAGATTAGAAATAATCTTATTTGTTGAAAATGCATGTTGTTTATTCATAAATGAAAATGAGAGAGctgtttaaaataattttctcatgtTCAGGTAAGGTATGAAAATGGAGGAGCGGCTTGAAATGATGCGAAGGAAAgtgatattaaattatttataa includes:
- the LOC110621006 gene encoding fra a 1-associated protein, translated to MGWVWRDDEPDELNSSSPAGETSEYWKSPDSSSGKPCSTRKVVKSMCKTEEVEPGKFVRKCEKTEEILRECLGEPVEVLKSNKEYTEDDVTDVMVKGSSSVGQFDNSPFSFPGLRSDVEGIEHHFLDGINRFFEAAEQMRSSFFDVFGDLHKDKPSSSPSMRRGIPVEDYPKKGDPSPKQRKPDAGDIDLSGLARDV